The following is a genomic window from Sphingomonas sinipercae.
AAGGCGTCGACGCGGCTGGCGAGGCGGTCGATGTCGCTCCGGCTGGAAATGCCTGACTCGCTGACCAACGTCCGGCCTCGCGCTAAAGGCGCCAGCCGCTCGGTCGTTGAAAGGTCGATCGACAGGTCCTTGAAGTCGCGGTTGTTGATGCCGATCAGCGGCGCATCGAGGGCCAACGCGCGCTGCATTTCCTGCTCGTCGTGAACTTCGACCAGCGCGTCCATGCCGAGCGCGCGCGCTTCTGCAATCAGGTTGCGAGCAGTTGGGTCGTCGACCAGCGAGAGCATCACCAGCACCGCGTCGGCCCCGGCGATCCGGGCTTCGACCACCTGCCGCGGGTCGAGGAAGAAATCCTTGGCGAGGATCGGTCCGCCAAAGCCGCCGCGCGCCGCCGTCAGATCGGCCAGGGCGCCGCCGAAGTAGGTCGCGTCGATCAGCACGCTCAGCGCGTCGGCGACGCCGGCATAGCCGCGGGCGATGGCGGCCGGGTCGGCGCCGGCGCGGATAGCACCCGCCGACGGCGACGCCTTCTTGATCTCGAGGATGAAGCGCGCGCCCGGCCTGGCGAGCGCGGCGGTGAGGCTGCGCTCCGTCGATTGCGCCCGAGTGCGCAGCGCGTCGAGCGCCACGCCGTCGAAGCGAGCCGCAAGCTCACGCCTTTTGGTGGCAGCGATCTCGGCGAGGATGCCGGTGGGCTCAGCCATTGCTCGCCTCCACGAACCGGTCGAGCACCCTGCCTGCCGCGCCGGACGCGAGCGCATCAGCGGCCTTCTCGACACCTTCGCGCACGTTGGCGGCGCGGCGGGCGGTCATCAGTAGCGCGCCTGCGTTGAGCGCGACGATATCGCGTTCGGATTGCGCCCCACCACCATCGAGCAGCGCGCGCAGACGAGCGGCATTCTCGGCCGCGTCGCCGCCCGCCACCACACTCAGCGGCGCTCGTACAAGTCCGGCGTCTTCCGGCGTGATCTCCACTTCCTCGACAGCGCCATTGGACAGCCGGAGCGCGCGCGTCTCTGCGTGGAGCGCAATCTCATCGACGCCGCTGCCATGGACGACGAGCGCTTCGCGCACGCCCATTGCATCGAGCGTGCTGGCAATGCGCCGGAGCATCCTGGGGTCGGCCACGCCGAGCAATTGCACCGGCGGCCGGGCCGGATTGATGCATGGGCCGAGCAAGTTCATCACCGTGCGGACCTGCAACTGCCGCCGGACCAGCGCCGCATGTTTCATCCCGGGATGGTAGGCCGGGGCAAACAGGAAGCAGAATCCCGTTTCGTCCAGCGCTCGCCGGGCGTCGCCGGGGGCCACATCGAGCCTGGCGCCGAGCGCTTCGAGCACGTCGGCCGATCCGCATTTGGAGCTGACGCTGCGATTGCCGTGCTTGGCGACGGGAAGCCCGGCCGCGGCAGCGACGAAGGCGGCCGCGGTCGAGACGTTGATCATCCCCGACCCGTCGCCGCCGGTGCCGCAGCAATCGGCGAACACATAATCCGGGCGCTCGAACGGCGTCGCGGCGGCAAAGAGCGCGCGGGCTGCCCCGATCATTTCGTCGGCGGTCTCCCCCTTCATCCGCAAGGCGATGAGCATCCCGGCGACCTCGGCCGGTTCAAGCCTGCCCAGCACGAGGCGCTCGAACAGATGCTCGGCATCCTCACTCGGCAAGTCCTCACCGGCGAGGAGACGAGGCAGCGGGTTGGGGACGGGCAGGTCGAGCGGGAGGGATGCCGGCGCGTCGGCAATTGGACGAAGAGCTTGGAGCATGATGGAATCCTGAAACAAAAAAGCCCGCCGGTGGCGGGCGGGCAGTCGAATGATCGTGTGGCTCGTCGATCAGTCGCGCCATCGCGCCGCAAGATTCAGCGCACGCCACCACTGGTGGACGTTGCGAACAGCGGCGATGGCGTTCAGGTTGGTCATCAAGTCATTGGGTAGTCGACGCTTTCCGGTCGCGTCAACCCGCCCGATTGACGGATGCGGACCGCGAGTGGCATTGCGCGCCGACAAGCGGGTGTAGCTCAATGGTAGAGCAGAAGCCTTCCAAGCTTACGACGAGGGTTCGATTCCCTTCACCCGCTCCAAAATGCGACCATGCGTGCATGGTCGGCAATTTTGGAGCGCCCGACGCGAAGCGACTGGGCGACAATCCGTACCACAGGATAAACCCGCGCGCGGCGGCCGATGAAACTTAGCGCCCGCTTGGACGCTCTCCGGTACACGTAACTGGGAGAGCGCGGGTGAACGCCAAGGCCATTGCCATCAATTGCACGCTCAAGCGCAGCGGCGGGGAGAGCTCCTCGACTGACGCGATGATCGACCTCATCGCCGGGGAGCTGCGCAAGCACCAGGTCGATTTGGTGGAAACCATCCGCATCGCCGACTTCAACGTGTTGCCGGGAGTCCGGTCGGACGAGGGCCCGGGCGACGACTGGCCGGCGCTTCGCACGCGCATTCTTGCCGCAGACATCCTGATTTTCGGCACGCCGATCTGGATGGGGCAGCCGTCGAGCGTCGCCAAGCGGGTGCTTGAGCGCATGGATGCCTTTTTAAGCGAAACCGACGACCGGGAGCGCACCCCCGCCTTCGGCAAGATCGCCGTGGCGGCGATCGTCGGGAACGAGGATGGCGCGCATCACTCCGTCGCAGAAATCTTCCAGGCGCTGAACGATGTCGGCTGGACGATCCCGGCGCAGGGTTCGTGCTACTGGGTTGGCGAAGCGATGCAGTCGAAGGACTTCAAGGAGCTGGACAAGGTCCCCGACCCGATCCTGGCGACGGCGCGGATGCTTGCATCGAATTCGGCGCAGCTTGCCAGATTGCTTGGTCGGGACCCCTATCCCGGCACTGAAAAGGAACAGTCGGGCGATCAGTGACGCGTTGACAGCGGGACGCCCCGCCGCCATTTGCGCGTCCGCAGTCTGGAGAGGTGGCCGAGTGGTTAAAGGCAGCAGACTGTAAATCTGCCCGCGCAAGCGTACGCTGGTTCGAATCCAGCCCTCTCCACCACGAACTCGGCCGAACCCCGGTCGACGGCGACAGCGCGGTCGCCGGAACAAATTCGGTCAAAGCGTAATATTTGGCGGAATCCCTCGCTTGGGCTTAGATGAGGGCGGAGTCGTGACGGCGTTGGTATGTCGCGGCAGCGAAAGGAGCTCGGGTGCCGAATCCCGTGGCAAAACAAGACGATCCTTTGGAAGTCGACGGTGTCGAGGCGGACCGCGTTCGGCGATTGTCGCCGGGCCAGCTCGAATGCCTCCGGCTCGTCAACGAACACCTGAGCTCCAAGGAAATCGCGGCCCGGCTCGGCATCTCCCCGCATACCGTCGATCAGCGCATTCGCGGCGCCTTGCAGGTGCTCAAGGTCGAACGCCGGGCCCAGGCAGCGCGGCTCGTCGCGCAGCACGGCGAACCATATCAACGGCTGATACATCAATCACCGCACATTGAGGCTGACGGCGACCCCGGCGAGGAAACGAGGGCGGTCAGCAATCAGATTCGGCACGCTGGCCGCGCAGGGGAGATCCGGGGATTCTCGGGTTTCAAAACCGAGCAGAGGCACGCGTTTTCCCGGTCTTCCCTGCAACTGCCGTTCGCAACGAGGAGCCACCCCCGGAATGAGATGAGCGTCGGCCTGCGGCTGCTCTGGATCTTGATAATTGCGACCGGGGCGGCCTTTTCAGCTGGCATGTATCTCGCCGGACTGGAAAGCCTCGCAAGGCTCTTGAAGAGCTAGGCATCGACTTCATCGCTACGCCGGACATTCACTCCAAGCGCACCGCGCTTCGGAGAAGGAGCAGTCATGCGCAAACAAATGATCGAAAACGCCGCCTTCGAAGTCGCAACGCAAGTCCGTGCGGTCGAGGAAAGCATCGAAACCGCCCTTGCCGAAATCGCTGAGCTGCAGGCCAAGATGGTCCGCGCCCGAAGCGTCACGGGCGTCGGCTTCACCACCAGCCACAGCGCGTTCGAGCAGCTTGTCGCGGCGACCACCGGTCTGGTCGCGGCGCGCGGCGGGATCGGCAATTGCCACGCCGCACTGGCGGAAACCAAGAAGGTCGTGCCGGGTCTGCGCACGGTCAGCTGGGGCGACGGGCAGGAATGCCCCGATCCTTCCACCGGCGAAGTGTTCCCCGCGCTGCGCGTCGTCGGCTAAGGAGTTTTGACCGGGCCGCAGCGATGTGGTCCGGTCAAACGCCGATGATCCCTCACTACATCCTTTTCTGGGCGCTGCTGCTGTCCATCGTTGGGTACGCCTGCTGGCGCGGGCGCACCGACGAGCGTGTGGCCGCTATCGCTTGCCTCCTGGCTACCGTGACGACGGTTCTGGTGATCCCGCCGCCCAGCGCTCGCTACAGTTCAACCGATTACACGCTCCTGGGGATCGATATCGCGATGCTCGCCGCATTCGTCGGAATTGCCGTGCGGTCGAACCGTTTCTGGCCGCTTTGGGTCGCGGGCCTTCAGCTGACGATGACGATGTCCCATTTGATCAAGGCGATGCGGCCTGAACTGGTCTCCGAGGTCTACGCCGCCGCGGCGGTCGTCTGGAGTTACCCGATCCTCTTCATCATCCTTATCGGCACCTGGCGGACGCATCGCCGGTCCGTGGCCGGGCGGGTGGACGATCCGCAGCTTCATCCGGCTTGAAACCGGCGCGCGTTGCGTCCCGCGCGGCGCAGTGACATGGCGGAACCATGTCTCGCCGCAAGAAATCGCACCAGCACGGATCCGCCAACCGCCCCCGGCTGTGGGGCAAGCATGCGGTCGCCGCTGCCCTCGACAATCCCAACCGCCGGGTGCTGAAAGCCTGGTCGACGCGCGATGCGGCGACTTTCATGCAATTCCCGCCCGACGTGCCGATGACCTTTGCCGATGTCGCCGACCTCGGCCGGCTGGTGCCGGGCGATGCGCCGCACCAGGGCGTGGTGATCGAGGTCGAGCCGCTCGAGGATGTGTGGATCGACGACATTCTCGGGGAAGCGCCGGAACGTGCGACGCTGCTCGTGCTCGACCAGGTCACCGACCCGCATAATGTCGGCGCCATCCTGCGCTCGGCGGCGGCGTTCGGAGCGATCGGGATCGTCACCCAGGACCGCCATTCCCCACCGGAGAGCGGAGCGCTTGCGAAAGCGGCCTCGGGCGCGCTCGAAACCGTGCCTTGGGTTCGAGTGGTCAACCTTGCCCGCGCGCTGGACGACATCGCCGAGGCGGGCTTCTGGCGCATTGGCCTGGCTGGCGATGCGAAGGACGAGATCAAGGCCGCGCTCGGCGCACCACGAGTCGCCCTCGTGCTCGGGGCCGAAGGGCCCGGCTTGCGGCAGAATACGCGCGAGCATTGCGACGTGCTCGCCAAGCTGCCGATCAACAGCGCGATCGAGAGCCTGAACGTCTCCAACGCCGCCGCGGTCGCCCTCTATGCTGCCGCGACGGCCGCCGACTAGCCATGGTTCGGACCGTCGACAGCCTCGGGAAAAGCCTCGCCGAACTGGCGCTTCAGGAGCCGGCGTTCGCCCAGGTGATCGAGCGCCATGGCCACCCGGAACCGCGGTCGAGCCCCCCTGGCGCAACCACCTTGCTTCGAACCATCGTCGGGCAGCAGGTCAGCGTCGCCGCGGCGCGATCGATGTGGACCAAGTTCGAAGCGGCTTTCAGATCTCCGCCCGATCTCAACCTCCTGGTCGACGCCTCCGACGAGGCTTTGCGAGCGGCGGGCATCTCCCGGCAGAAGGCGGGCTATATCCGCAGCCTTGCCGCCCTGGTGACGTCGGGCGAGCTCAAGCTCGACCAGCTTCCCGCCGATGATGAAGAGGCCATCGCCCTGCTGACCCGGATCAAGGGGATCGGCCGCTGGTCGGCCGAAATTTATCTATTGTTCGCGGAAGGCCGCCAGGACGTCTGGCCCGCCGGCGACCTTGCGGTGCAAATCTCGATCGGGCGCCTCCTCAACCTGCCGGACAAGCCGACCGAGAAGCAGCTTCGGGAAGCAGCGGAGAAGTGGCGCCCGCATCGCGGGGCCGCCGCAATCCTTGCCTGGCACAGCTACAACGCCGTCGGGACCGCGCTTTAGCGACGCACTCCAAGCCGATGCGCGCGCGAGGCTAGCGCCCGGAAGACGCGCGGCCCAAGGTCGAGCCGGAGGGGTGCGAGCTTGTCGCCGCCGGTGTCCTTGCCGATCAGGTGGCTGACCGACGTTTGCCCCCGGCTTGAGCCGCCCCACCGGTAAAGCGCATTCAGCGCCACGATCGGCACCAGCAGGCTTCGGCCCTCGATTTGCAGGGCCTCCAACTGGTCGAGCCTGACCGGCGTCGAGCTTCGGACTTCCAGCCGTTGGAACGGCGCGACCGTCGGGATCGACTCGCCCTGCCCGACCGGGTTGGCAAAGAAACTGGCGATGCGCTGATCCTGCCCGGCACTGGCGTTGAGCATCGTTGCTTCGACCAGGACTTCGCGCGCCACGGCGGCGCCGCTGTTGACGATCACCAGGCTGAATTCGAGCGTCGCGACCGCCGCGTCGACGACCACCCGTTCGGGATGAAATTCCAGGTCGATCCACGGTCGCAAGCTCGATGCAACGACACCTCCCCTGGCTGCGGGAGGCGCCGGCGCAGCAGTCGGCGGCGGAGGCGGGGCGGGCGCCTTTGCGGGTGGTGAAGGCGGAACCTCGAGCGCGAACTGCTGGCCGCCGTTGCCCGCGTAGGCCGGGCGAGCGCGACGGCGGTACAGGAAGAAGGCGCCCGCCCCGGCAAGGGCAAGAGCCGCAACCAGCCAAGGGAGCATCGACATCAAGCCCGGCTCGCTATCGTCCGCAGGTGCGATGTTTGGAATGACTGGCTCGTTACCGGCCACCTCAGGCGTCGCAGGCAGCGTGACCGACCCCGCTCCACCGGGCGACGCAGGCAATTCGAAATCCTGCAGCGACGGCGCCCGCGCCGGGCCGCTGTGGGTCCGAGCAGGCGCCGCGTCGGGCCGGCTTGGACTTGGCGGGGCAGCTTGGGGTTGGACCGGTCTCGACGGTGAAGCGCGATCCGGCGCTGCACGCGGTGTAGGCGGTGAAGCAATAACCGTGGATGGTGTCGGCGCGGATTGCTCCGGCGCGGGACGAGTAACCCGCCCTTGCAGGTCGAAGTTGCGCAGGTCGCCGCCCTGCCTAATCGCCGGCCCAGCGCTGTTGGTGGGAACTTGTGCGGGCGGCGTGACGACATTTTGCGCACGCGCCCCCGTTCCCACCAACGGTAGTACGGCAGCCACGGCTGCAATTAGGATTCGCTGCGCTGTTCTCATTGGCCTCAATGAAAGGGATAAGTCGGCGGGTTCGGCACTCTGCTGCGCGCGCCGGTTCAATGACCGCCGCGGCGCCCCCTTTCAAGCACAGCCTGGATTAACGGGCGTCGACCAGCACCAGTTCGGCGTCTTCTTCCGCCTCGATCATCAGCGCTTGCTCGCCGGTCACCGCAACGCCGTCGCGGGGGCCTGCGTCGTGGCCGTTCACCCGCACCTTCCCGCTAGGAACGAGATAGAGGTGCCGGGATGGGTCGGCGGCATAGGCAATCGCCTCGCCCGCCTTGATGCTCGCGCCCAGGATTCGTGCATCGGCATTGATCGTCAGCGTGCCGTCGTCGGATGCGCCGCTGGCCAGCAGTTGGAACTGCCCTTCACGGCTGTCCTTCGGGAACGGCATCGCGCCCCACGCGGGTTCGGCATTCGGCTTGTCGGTCTCGATCCAGATCTGGAACAAGGTGGTCGCTTCGTCCTCCAGGTTATATTCGGCGTGCGTAACTCCGGTGCCGGCGCTCATCACCTGCACGTCGCCAGCGCCCGTGCGCCCTTTGTTGCCCATCGAATCCTGGTGCGTGATCGCGCCGGTGCGAACGTAAGTGACGATTTCCATGTCGCGATGCGGATGCGGCGGGAAGCCGCTCCTGGCTGCGATCCGGTCGTCGTTCCAGACTCGGATCGCGCCCCAGCCCATCCGGGCGGGATCGTGATAGCTGGCGAAGGAGAAATGGTGGCGGGCATCAAGCCAGCCGTGGTCGGCATGGCCAAGGCTGCTGAAGGGTCGAATGTCGATCATGCAACCGAAATGGCACGTTGCGCCGGGCCTTCAAGTATCACCGGTGTCACTGGCCGCCCAGCCGGCTTCGGCCGAACCGATGAACATGGTCCATCGCCCACTTCTCTCCGTGCCTGATCCGGGCTAGCTCCATCGACACAAGCCCAAGGGTTGCGTGCGGGACGGATGAACGAACATAGCGACATGCGGCCAGCAAGCGGGTCAACCACCGGCTTCCTCGACGACAGCGAATGTGGAGCGCTGATCGCGGCGCGCGACTGGTCCGACACGCTCGGCCCGCCCAACCAATGGCCGCAAAGCTTGCGGACCGCGACCGCGTTGCTGCTGCGTTCCCCGGTGCCGATGGTGATGCTGTGGGGCGAAGACGGCATCATGCTCTACAATGACGCTTACTCAGGCATTGCCGGCGGTCGTCATCCCCAGCTCCTTGGTTCGAAGGTCCGCGAAGGATGGCCCGAGGTCGCCGACTTCAACGATAATGTGATGAAGGTCGGACTGGCCGGCGGCACGCTTCAATATCGCAACCAAGAACTCACGCTCTTTCGCACTGGAGAGGCGGAACGGGTTTGGATGAACCTCGATTATTCGCCGGTGATCGGTGATTCGGGGGAACCGGAGGGCGTTCTTGCGATCGTCGTCGAAACCACCGCCCACGTCCTTGCCGAGCGCGCATTGCGTGAGGGAGCGGAGCGGCTTCAGTTCCTCGACCGACTGGCGAGCGAGGCGCGCGAACTGTCCGATCCTCATGAAATCATGGCGACGACGGCCCGCTTGCTTGGTCAGCACCTGCAGGTCGTGGACTGCGCTTACGCCGACATGGAGCCGGACGAAGACACGTTCACCATCCGTGGCGACTGGGCCCAGCCCGGGTTCAAGAGCATCGTCGGCACCTACAGCCTGGCCGATTTCGGCGAGACCGCCAACCGGGAGCTGCACGCCGGGCGACCGCTGATTACCCGCAATACGCTGGTGGACCTCGGTCCAGACGAAGCCGCCGCCTTCCTCGGCCTGGGCCTGCAGGCAACCGTTTGCATGCCCTTCATCAAGGACGGCAACCTGACTGCGCTGATGGCCGCCCACGATTCAAAACCGCGCGACTGGACCGATGGCGAACTGACCCTGATCCGGGAAACGACCGAGCGCAGCTGGGCCTATATCGAACGCACG
Proteins encoded in this region:
- the trpCF gene encoding bifunctional indole-3-glycerol-phosphate synthase TrpC/phosphoribosylanthranilate isomerase TrpF, translating into MAEPTGILAEIAATKRRELAARFDGVALDALRTRAQSTERSLTAALARPGARFILEIKKASPSAGAIRAGADPAAIARGYAGVADALSVLIDATYFGGALADLTAARGGFGGPILAKDFFLDPRQVVEARIAGADAVLVMLSLVDDPTARNLIAEARALGMDALVEVHDEQEMQRALALDAPLIGINNRDFKDLSIDLSTTERLAPLARGRTLVSESGISSRSDIDRLASRVDAFLIGSSLMQAPDPAQAARALLFGRVKLCGLTRREDISAGAAAAFAGFVLVPGTPRHIGVEQAAPLAGMARQAGIRPVGVFRNASHGIVGDVATLLNLHAVQLHGGEDGDYVRGLRRQLPRECEIWTALSVGRDPLRSRGGDRLLFDNGDGGTGRSFDWTAIKGHPELPSSIVAGGIGAENARSAAMLGGYAMDCGSAVEAAPGKKSAEKIGVLFDALRPRSRMVDEQCA
- the trpD gene encoding anthranilate phosphoribosyltransferase — its product is MLQALRPIADAPASLPLDLPVPNPLPRLLAGEDLPSEDAEHLFERLVLGRLEPAEVAGMLIALRMKGETADEMIGAARALFAAATPFERPDYVFADCCGTGGDGSGMINVSTAAAFVAAAAGLPVAKHGNRSVSSKCGSADVLEALGARLDVAPGDARRALDETGFCFLFAPAYHPGMKHAALVRRQLQVRTVMNLLGPCINPARPPVQLLGVADPRMLRRIASTLDAMGVREALVVHGSGVDEIALHAETRALRLSNGAVEEVEITPEDAGLVRAPLSVVAGGDAAENAARLRALLDGGGAQSERDIVALNAGALLMTARRAANVREGVEKAADALASGAAGRVLDRFVEASNG
- a CDS encoding flavodoxin family protein, whose amino-acid sequence is MNAKAIAINCTLKRSGGESSSTDAMIDLIAGELRKHQVDLVETIRIADFNVLPGVRSDEGPGDDWPALRTRILAADILIFGTPIWMGQPSSVAKRVLERMDAFLSETDDRERTPAFGKIAVAAIVGNEDGAHHSVAEIFQALNDVGWTIPAQGSCYWVGEAMQSKDFKELDKVPDPILATARMLASNSAQLARLLGRDPYPGTEKEQSGDQ
- a CDS encoding response regulator transcription factor yields the protein MPNPVAKQDDPLEVDGVEADRVRRLSPGQLECLRLVNEHLSSKEIAARLGISPHTVDQRIRGALQVLKVERRAQAARLVAQHGEPYQRLIHQSPHIEADGDPGEETRAVSNQIRHAGRAGEIRGFSGFKTEQRHAFSRSSLQLPFATRSHPRNEMSVGLRLLWILIIATGAAFSAGMYLAGLESLARLLKS
- the rlmB gene encoding 23S rRNA (guanosine(2251)-2'-O)-methyltransferase RlmB is translated as MSRRKKSHQHGSANRPRLWGKHAVAAALDNPNRRVLKAWSTRDAATFMQFPPDVPMTFADVADLGRLVPGDAPHQGVVIEVEPLEDVWIDDILGEAPERATLLVLDQVTDPHNVGAILRSAAAFGAIGIVTQDRHSPPESGALAKAASGALETVPWVRVVNLARALDDIAEAGFWRIGLAGDAKDEIKAALGAPRVALVLGAEGPGLRQNTREHCDVLAKLPINSAIESLNVSNAAAVALYAAATAAD
- a CDS encoding DNA-3-methyladenine glycosylase family protein; translation: MVRTVDSLGKSLAELALQEPAFAQVIERHGHPEPRSSPPGATTLLRTIVGQQVSVAAARSMWTKFEAAFRSPPDLNLLVDASDEALRAAGISRQKAGYIRSLAALVTSGELKLDQLPADDEEAIALLTRIKGIGRWSAEIYLLFAEGRQDVWPAGDLAVQISIGRLLNLPDKPTEKQLREAAEKWRPHRGAAAILAWHSYNAVGTAL
- a CDS encoding pirin family protein, with the translated sequence MIDIRPFSSLGHADHGWLDARHHFSFASYHDPARMGWGAIRVWNDDRIAARSGFPPHPHRDMEIVTYVRTGAITHQDSMGNKGRTGAGDVQVMSAGTGVTHAEYNLEDEATTLFQIWIETDKPNAEPAWGAMPFPKDSREGQFQLLASGASDDGTLTINADARILGASIKAGEAIAYAADPSRHLYLVPSGKVRVNGHDAGPRDGVAVTGEQALMIEAEEDAELVLVDAR